Proteins co-encoded in one Fusarium fujikuroi IMI 58289 draft genome, chromosome FFUJ_chr06 genomic window:
- a CDS encoding related to 2-deoxy-D-gluconate 3-dehydrogenase, which yields MAPSPQAISGYLSSLFSLAGKVAVVTGGSSGIGREMAIALGRAGCRIVLVARRPKPLQDTIDHLADLHVTAEAIVADLSDQASVRDAIHAIKTNAGTPDILVNAAGVNYRPHMNDLSQGAWDETIAVNLTTPFTLGQAFGPKMAEKGWGRIINIISQQSFRAFGNSGAYGASKAGLLGLTRSQAEAWSKHGVLCNAIAPGLVDTPLARATFNDPGKADAHAARTMIGRNGLPKDFAGVAVWLASDASAAVTGQTIFVDGGYSST from the coding sequence ATGGCCCCAAGCCCCCAGGCCATCTCAGGCTACTTAtccagcctcttcagcctcgcCGGCAAAGTCGCCGTCGTAACTGGCGGTTCGTCAGGCATAGGCCGCGAAATGGCGATAGCTCTCGGTCGCGCAGGCTGTCGGATTGTTCTTGTCGCGCGACGACCGAAACCGCTTCAAGATACTATTGATCACCTAGCGGATCTTCACGTCACAGCTGAAGCGATCGTCGCTGATCTCTCAGACCAAGCTTCGGTGCGCGATGCGATTCATGCGATTAAGACAAATGCTGGAACACCGGATATTCTCGTTAATGCGGCGGGGGTTAATTATAGACCTCATATGAATGATCTCTCCCAGGGAGCTTGGGATGAGACTATCGCCGTGAATCTTACTACACCGTTCACACTCGGTCAGGCATTTGGACCAAAGATGGCTGAGAAAGGATGGGGACGTATCATCAACATTATCAGCCAACAGTCTTTCCGAGCATTTGGAAACAGCGGTGCCTATGGAGCTTCTAAAGCAGGTCTTTTGGGTCTGACACGCTCACAAGCTGAGGCATGGTCAAAGCATGGCGTTTTGTGCAACGCGATTGCGCCAGGTCTTGTTGATACGCCCTTGGCGCGTGCTACGTTCAATGATCCGGGCAAGGCAGATGCTCATGCTGCGAGGACGATGATTGGAAGGAATGGGCTACCGAAGGACTTTGCAGGTGTTGCGGTTTGGTTGGCGAGTGATGCTAGTGCTGCTGTGACAGGGCAGACTatctttgttgatggaggaTATTCGTCTACATGA
- a CDS encoding related to GNAT family acetyltransferase: MDISSVSKAFQSERLIYRSPEDNDKDKEFFFKHTENDPVAKALADPSILRPRNKKGVEEFLTEFQKSTLAVVLCLSPSEAKKQNIESEEPVPIGFICIGWGGNPKNREHHRSTHIGIIIAEEFRNKGYGGESINWALDWAFRFGGYHRVGIGTFGFNERGQHLYKKLGFVEEGRSREALWFDRRWWDMIDYGMLEHEWEALRAKAKEA, from the coding sequence atggacATCTCCAGCGTGAGCAAGGCGTTCCAGTCGGAGCGCCTCATCTACCGCTCCCCAGAAGATAACGACAAAGACAAGGaattcttcttcaagcaTACCGAGAATGACCCCGTCGCAAAGGCCCTCGCGGACCCTTCTATTCTTCGTCCCAGAAACAAAAAGGGCGTTGAGGAGTTCCTAACAGAGTTTCAAAAGTCCACTCTGGCTGTTGTACTATGTCTTTCCCCCTCCGAAGCCAAAAAGCAAAACATCGAAAGCGAAGAACCAGTCCCCATTGGCTTCATATGCATCGGCTGGGGCGGCAACCCCAAGAACCGCGAACATCATCGGAGTACGCATATTGGTATCATCATCGCGGAGGAGTTTAGAAACAAGGGCTATGGCGGGGAGAGTATTAATTGGGCGCTGGACTGGGCGTTTAGGTTTGGTGGATATCATCGTGTTGGGATTGGTACATTTGGGTTTAATGAGCGGGGGCAGCATTTGTACAAGAAGTTGGGGTTTGTGGAGGAGGGGAGGAGTAGGGAGGCGCTTTGGTTTGATAGAAGATGGTGGGATATGATTGACTATGGGATGCTGGAGCATGAATGGGAGGCTTTGAGGGCCAAGGCAAAGGAAGCTTGA
- a CDS encoding related to TAM domain methyltransferase translates to MAQAANEHEGPLQADDGASLSHDSALAASFESGSYLTSLNSSVLNYKYQNGRRYHAFREGAYLVPNDDEEQDRMDLGHHIYRLVLGGDLFLAPIGDKVKRVLDLGTGTGIWAMDFADEYPEAEVLGTDLSPIQPPWTPPNCLFEVDDFESDWLFRQPFDFIHARELEGCISNNAQFFTRALQSLAPGGYLEMQAVHSEFKSDDNTKDRAENALLWMKTMVEGSAKFGKPLNVAPEWKKEMEDAGFVDVKQKILKVPIGSWPRDPKLKEIGKFQSVQETQVITSYTPGIFSRVLGWSDEEIQVFMAKVKKDLSDPSIHIYLPVYFIWGRKP, encoded by the exons ATGGCGCAAGCAGCGAATGAACACGAAGGCCCTCTTCAAGCAGAT GATGGTGCTTCTTTGAGCCATGATTCTGCGTTGGCTGCCTC TTTTGAGTCAGGAAGTTATCTGACTTCCCTCAACTCCAGCGTCTTGAACTACAA ATACCAA AATGGACGACGATATCATGCATTCCGCGAAGGCGCGTACCTAGTC CCtaacgatgatgaagagcaagATAGAATGGACCTAGGCCATCATATCTATCGTCTTGTTCTCGGAGGCGATCTCTTCCTGGCGCCTATTGGCGATAAAGTCAAGCGAGTTCTTGACCTCGGCACGGGAACAGGAATCTGGGCCATGGACTTCGCCGA CGAGTATCCCGAAGCCGAAGTCCTCGGCACCGATCTAAGCCCAATCCAACCCCCATG GACCCCGCCAAACTGCCTCTTCGAAGTCGATGACTTCGAGTCAGACTGGCTTTTCCGCCAACCCTTCGACTTCATCCACGCACGCGAACTAGAAGGCTGCATCAGTAACAACGCGCAGTTCTTCACACGCGCTCTGCAGAGTTTGGCGCCTGGTGGATATCTTGAAATGCAGGCTGTGCACTCCGAGTTCAAATCTGACGATAACACGAAAGATAGGGCGGAAAATGCGCTGCTTTGGATGAAGACTATGGTTGAGGGGTCTGCGAAGTTTGGGAAGCCGTTGAATGTAGCGCCGgagtggaagaaggaaatgGAGGATGCTGGGTTTGTGGATGTTAAGCAAAAGATTCTCAAG GTGCCCATTGGATCTTGGCCTAGAGATCCGAAGCTCAAAGAGATTGGCAAGTTTCAGTCTGTTCAAGAAACGCAGGTCATTACGTCGTATACGCCTGGTATCTTCTCGCGTGTTCTTGGATGGAGTGATGAGGAGATTCAGGTGTTCATGGCTAAGGTGAAGAAGGATCTTTCTGATCCGAGTATTCATATCTATCTTCCTGTTTACTTCATCTGGGGAAGAAAGCCATAG
- a CDS encoding related to cell wall glycosyl hydrolase YteR, with the protein MKFQTLLTVASANIVLANNLLATTADSWIRNNRETQRAYWYGRAVVYEGIEATVELTKNKTLLAWYRDQMDDVVYPNGTIINYDLTKYSLDNYRIGLNLLYWYKQTGEEKYKIAADFIRDRINQHPRTPTGGFWHRSPTYPDQMWLDGIFMCDSFYAEWTAEFDAKNTTAWDDIVLQWDKIQQVTIDKETGLPVHGFDESKTAVWADPETGASPIVWSRAVGWYIWSLIEVLDVFPKSHPGYKRLVTYYKDLSSALLRAQGPESHLWELVMNKEYEGVEGNYIESSASAMFTYGWLAGLRRGLLDEKTYTKPAKQAYKRLIRDFVTKNNNGTITWEGTVEVGSLNSDASFEYYTEVPVVPNDTRGMGPFMMAIYEWERRSK; encoded by the exons ATGAAGTTCCAGACCCTCCTCACCGTGGCCTCGGCCAACATCGTCCTCGCAAACAACCTCCTCGCCACGACCGCCGACTCATGGATCCGCAACAACCGCGAGACCCAGCGCGCATACTGGTACGGCCGCGCTGTCGTCTACGAGGGCATCGAAGCAACCGTCGAGctgaccaagaacaagactttGCTCGCATGGTACCGCGACCAGATGGACGATGTGGTGTACCCCAACggcaccatcatcaactatGACTTAACAAAGTACTCGCTTGACAACTACCGCATCGGCTTGAACTTGCTGTACTGGTACAAGCAGACTGGTGAGGAGAAGTACAAGATCGCTGCGGATTTCATCCGTGATAGAATCAACCAGCATCCTAGGACGCCTACTGGTGGGTTCTGGCATCGCTCGCCGACGTATCCAGATCAGATGTGGCTGGATGGCATCTTCATGTGCGATAGCTTCTACGCTGAGTGGACTGCTGAGTTCGATGCCAAGAACACCACGGCCTGGGATGATATTGTCCTTCAGTGGGATAAGATCCAGCAAGTCACCATCGACAAGGAAACCGGTCTTCCCGTCCACGGCTTCGACGAGAGCAAGACCGCCGTCTGGGCTGACCCCGAGACCGGCGCTTCCCCCATCGTTTGGTCCCGCGCCGTTGGCTGGTACATCTGGTCGCTCATCGAAGTCCTCGACGTCTTCCCCAAATCTCACCCCGGCTACAAGCGCCTCGTCACTTACTACAAGGATCTCTCATCCGCTCTCCTCCGCGCCCAGGGCCCCGAGTCTCACCTCTGGGAACTCGTCATGAACAAGGAGTACGAGGGTGTTGAGGGTAACTACATCGAGAGCTCCGCCTCCGCCATGTTCACCTACGGCTGGTTGGCTGGTCTTCGACGCGGACTTCTCGATGAGAAGACGTACACCAAGCCCGCTAAGCAGGCTTACAAGCGTCTCATCCGGGACTTTGtgaccaagaacaacaatGGAACCATTACCTGGGAGGGAACCGTCGAGGTTGGATCGCTGAACAGTGATGCTTCCTTCGAG tattacaCTGAGGTTCCTGTTGTTCCTAACGATACTCGCGGTATGGGACCTTTCATGATGGCTATTTACGAGTGGGAACGTCGCAGCAAATAA
- a CDS encoding related to HPP family protein has protein sequence MSRLNPTSWTFDIDRYLNPFIPSPPWQHIPYPVAYIFGFRRDKPKSIGTILPVIWAFVGIFIALSVIELASERIPSFVERGAPIIVGSFGAGAVLEFYAIESPLAQPRNFFGGQLIAATIGVSIGKLFLLSSNFHSIQWLGGAISCATVTSIMALTKTIHPPAGATGLLAVVDNRLLDLGWFFIPVVLFNCTIMFGVALLVNNIQRAYPVYWWTPEDLRGAKTEAQRESVDEEKGRATEESDSERHERHDGMEIIMKPGGSLVLPQNLFLMQEELQLLEEIANRL, from the exons ATGTCGCGCCTCAACCCGACATCGTGGACTTTCGATATCGATCGATACCTCAATCCATTTattccatcaccaccatGGCAACATATCCCGTATCCCGTCGCATACATCTTTGGATTCCGACGCGATAAACCAAAAAGCATTGGGACGATCCTACCAGTAATATGGGCATTTGTCGGAATATTCATCGCCCTCTCAGTAATTGAATTGGCGTCTGAGCGCATTCCCTCTTTTGTCGAACGAGGTGCCCCCATCATTGTTGGATCTTTT GGCGCTGGCGCTGTTCTCGAATTCTACGCCATCGAATCTCCCCTCGCCCAACCACGAAACTTCTTCGGCGGCCAACTCATCGCCGCAACAATAGGCGTCAGCATAGGaaagctcttcctcctcagttCAAACTTTCATTCCATCCAATGGCTCGGTGGCGCCATATCCTGTGCGACCGTAACATCCATAATGGCCCTTACAAAAACCATTCATCCCCCCGCCGGCGCAACAGGTCTCCTCGCCGTTGTCGACAACCGCCTCCTCGATCTCGGCTGGTTCTTCATCCCAGTTGTGTTGTTCAACTGCACCATCATGTTTGGTGTTGCGCTGTTGGTTAATAACATTCAGCGCGCGTACCCGGTTTATTGGTGGACACCTGAGGACTTGAGGGGGGCTAAGACGGAAGCGCAGAGGgagagtgttgatgaagagaagggaaggGCGACGGAAGAGAGTGATTCAGAGAGGCATGAGAGGCATGATGGGATGGAGATTATTATGAAGCCTGGAGGAAGCTTGGTGCTGCCGCAGAATTTGTTCCTCATGCAGGAGGAGCTGCAGCTGTTAGAAGAGATTGCCAACCGGTTATAG
- a CDS encoding related to Cyclohexanone monooxygenase — MGEQIPVHKKFNTELTDYSVEHHGDQGVYADNLEVDALVVGAGFAGIFMLKTLRDRGYKTVVYEAGNDTGGTWRWNCYPGAGVDSEVPEYEFSWPEVYDTWTWPCNYPTYADLRAYFDHVDKVLDIKKDIAFNTVVVGGKFDTESGRWHIRTADGRVAKAKYLVLGTGFAARRYIPDWPGMDKFKGIIHHSSFWPDEKVDVTNKRCAIIGTGASGVQITQAWGPEAGHLKVFQRTPNLAVPMRRKYPSAEEQNQAKKFYPELFRYREENFAGFHYDWYEKNTFDDTPEDREALYEQVWKDGGFRYWVAVYKDNLFNAEANKESYKFWAKKTRNRIGDPKKRDLLAPTVENMPHYFGIKRPCLEYDYYEQFNRENVDVVDIKNNAIKEFTETGITLEDGTHHEFDVIAVATGFDVVTGVMTQLGLQSIEGAELEKEWKTGATTYLGVTTPGYPNMFHIYGPHGPTLLSNGPTSVAVQGRWIVDAIDKIKLNDIKYINPSKKAGEEWKKHIVELNDRTLFPTTRSTYMGGSIPGKIYEPVCYSGGIPAYKIEIREALDTMKGFEVVKNK; from the exons ATGGGCGAGCAGATTCCAGTTCACAAGAAGTTCAACACTGAGCTTACGGATTACTCCGTCGAGCATCATGGCGATCAAGGTGTCTATGCCGATAATCTCGAAGTAGACGCTCTTGTCGTCGGTGCTGGCTTTGCTGGTATCTTCATGCTCAAGACACTGCGAGACCGTGGCTACAAGACTGTTGTTTACGAAGCTGGCAATGATACTGGA GGCACTTGGCGATGGAATTGCTATCCCGGTGCTGGTGTCGACTCCGAAGTGCCTGAATACGAATTCAGCTGGCCTGAGGTTTACGATACCTGGACTTGGCCTTGCAACTATCCTACCTACGCTGATCTTCGCGCTTACTTTGACCATGTCGACAAGGTCCTtgacatcaagaaggatattgcGTTCAACACCGTTGTTGTAGGCGGCAAATTTGACACCGAGAGCGGTCGATGGCACATTCGCACTGCAGACGGTCGCGTCGCCAAGGCCAAGTATCTCGTCCTCGGAACCGGCTTC GCTGCCCGTCGATATATCCCCGACTGGCCCGGCATGGACAAGTTCAAGGGCATAATTCACCACTCCTCCTTCTGGCCCGACGAAAAGGTCGACGTCACCAACAAGCGCTGCGCCATCATTGGCACCGGCGCCTCAGGCGTGCAGATCACGCAGGCCTGGGGTCCCGAGGCCGGACATCTCAAGGTCTTCCAACGAACCCCCAACCTCGCCGTCCCCATGCGCCGCAAGTACCCCTCCGCCGAGGAGCAGaaccaggccaagaagttcTACCCCGAGCTGTTCCGCTACCGCGAGGAGAACTTCGCAGGCTTCCACTACGACTGGTATGAGAAGAACACCTTTGACGATACGCCCGAGGACCGCGAGGCTCTGTATGAGCAGGTCTGGAAGGACGGCGGTTTTAGGTACTGGGTTGCTGTGTACAAGGACAACCTGTTCAATGCGGAAGCGAACAAGGAGTCGTACAAGTTCTGGGCCAAGAAGACGCGCAACAGGATCGGTGACCCTAAGAAGCGAGATCTTCTTGCGCCGACGGTAGAGAACATGCCTCATTACTTTGGTATCAAGCGACCGTGCTTGGAGTATGATTACTACGAGCAGTTCAACAGGGAGAATgtggatgttgttgatatcaagAACAATGCGATCAAGGAGTTTACCGAGACGGGTATTACGCTGGAGGACGGGACGCATCATGAATTCGATGTCATTGCTGTTGCGACGGGCTTT GATGTTGTCACTGGTG TGATGACGCAGCTTGGTCTTCAGAGCATTGAGGGCGCTGAACTCGAGAAGGAATGGAAGACTGGCGCGACG ACCTATCTCGGCGTCACTACCCCCGGCTATCCCAACATGTTCCATATCTACGGTCCCCACGGCCCGACCCTTCTCAGCAACGGCC CTACATCCGTCGCCGTCCAAGGCCGCTGGATCGTTGATGCcatcgacaagatcaagctcaacgacatcaagtACATCAACCCCTCCAAGAAAGCTGGCGAGGAATGGAAGAAGCACATCGTCGAGCTCAACGACAGGACTCTCTTCCCCACCACGCGCTCCAC ATATATGGGCGGCTCTATCCCTGGTAAGATTTACGAGCCTGTTTGTTACTCTGGCGGTATTCCTGCGTACAAGATCGAGATTCGCGAGGCGCTTGATACTATGAAGGGTTTTGAGGTTGTCAAGAATAAATAG